A portion of the Ptiloglossa arizonensis isolate GNS036 chromosome 11, iyPtiAriz1_principal, whole genome shotgun sequence genome contains these proteins:
- the LOC143152593 gene encoding katanin p60 ATPase-containing subunit A-like 2 gives MNNGLTMDGVSDHVLYNLRKKIEIIQRENLSTLFRVDVEEKRLRERQRHHLYLIAAYLKNYGYVKSSAMLVAEAQLSEDVRVCDNIDLEMIFTEYDSYYHIKFNKYPTLCKKIESLDNTNPIENRKQTKIQSKQNDKSANKNEAGKEKTLQQTVNSDSNNYIGLAITVTPISSSGCENRTVAAPERSYCKIAKSIEDLYPINSELYTIAEMILKEVVLTNLNVHWDDVKGLEDCKTAIKEAVVYPLKYPIFFNNKFSPWNGILLCGPPGTGKTMLAKAAATECNCTFFNITASSLVSKWRGDSEKYIRVLFDLAYQQSPTIIFFDEIDWIATKTDVCISEPARRFRAEILARLDGLVSIENSNIVLMAATNSPSNIDSALLRRLEKRINIELPNESTRFHMFKSYLSKKALYSENMQKILQQTEGYSGADIKMLCKQAWIFQETPTWENLESKILTEFKPNYEITTLDYLFKALEWVKPTTEHFY, from the exons ATGAATAACGGTTTAACGATGGACGGAGTATCGGATCATGTTCTTTATAATCTGCGAAAAAAG ATAGAAATTATTCAAAGAGAAAATTTATCAACACTGTTTCGTGTGGAT GTG GAAGAGAAACGTCTTCGAGAACGTCAACGACACCATCTTTATCTTATAGCAGCTTATCTGAAAAATTATGG ATACGTAAAATCTTCTGCGATGCTCGTAGCAGAAGCTCAATTATCCGAAGACGTTCGCGTTTGCGATAACATTGACCTGGAAATGATTTTCACTGAATACGACAGTTATTACCACATAAAATTCAACAAATACCCCACTTTGTGTAAAAAGATCGAATCTCTCGATAACACGAATCCAAT AGAGAACAGAAAACAGACCAAAATACAGAGCAAACAAAATGACAAGAGCGCTAATAAAAATGAAGCTGGAAAAGAGAAAACCTTGCAGCAGACGGTGAATTCAGATTCCAATAATTATATCGGTCTCGCAATAACAGTGACACCGATCTCTTCCAGCGGGTGTGAGAATCGAACGGTGGCGGCACCTGAACGATCGTACTGTAAGATTGCCAAGTCTATCGAAGATCTGTATCCGATAAATTCCGAATTGTACACGATAGCTGAAATGATCTTGAAA GAAGTCGTGTTGACAAATTTGAACGTTCATTGGGATGACGTAAAAGGGCTCGAAGATTGTAAAACCGCCATCAAGGAAGCCGTCGTGTACCCCTTAAAGTACCctattttctttaataataaattttctcctTGGAATGGTATTCTACTCTGCGGCCCACCCGGTACAG GTAAAACAATGTTAGCAAAGGCGGCCGCAACggagtgcaattgcacttttttCAATATAACAGCCAGCTCGTTGGTCAGTAAATGGCGAGGCGACTCCGAGAAGTATATACGT GTTCTTTTCGATCTTGCCTACCAACAATCGCCCACGATTATCTTTTTCGATGAAATAGATTGGATAGCTACGAAAACGGATGTCTGTATATCCGAACCGGCAAGAAGGTTTAGAGCTGAAATTCTTGCTAGACTAGATGGATTGGTATCTATTGAAAATTCGAACATCGTACTGATGGCTGCTACTAATTCCCCTTC GAACATAGATTCAGCTTTACTAAGACGTCTGGAGAAACGTATTAACATTGAATTACCCAATGAAAGCACTCGATTTCATATGTTCAAATCTTATCTTTCTAAAAAGGCGTTATATTCGGAGAATATGCAGAAAATACTTCAGCAAACGGAAGGTTATTCTGGCGCTGACATAAAAATGCTCTGCAAACAAGCATGGATATTCCAAGAAACTCCCACTTGGGAAAATCTTGAAAGTAAAATACTAACCGAGTTTAAACCCAACTACGAAATAACAACCTTGGATTATTTGTTTAAAGCCCTAGAATGGGTAAAACCAACAACCGAACACTTCTATTGA